In Struthio camelus isolate bStrCam1 chromosome 3, bStrCam1.hap1, whole genome shotgun sequence, the DNA window TCAACATGCTCATTGCTGCCTTGGGTCTCCAGTGGGGCACCCTGGTGCAAGGATTTTGGCacatgaaaggaggaaaaattaatGTTGATATCAAAAGGTATGTGCAACATTTCCAGAATTGATAATCTCCCCCTTAAGATATCAGGAAAAGACATAAAACTACAACAGCTGTGAGATTAGACTTCTGAGCTCACTAAAATGTGATAGAGCGTTACTGCACGCCTCTTGGCATTCATCAATCTTTCACCTCTCAAGGGGCAACACTAGTGGATTGGGCCAAGGGAAAACAGGATGAAATTTTGGTCCTAAGTTACAGGTGGGCCATGTGCCATGTAGAGAGATCCTTTTGAATTTCTAGAGCCCTGGAAGTTGCAATATTTCCCTGACCAGCACAGCACCAGGAGCTCTCCAGATCTCTCCTTCACCTAGCAGGCACAAAAGGCACATGTACCCTGTCCTTTCATGGTACATGGTGTCACAGAGGAATGGCTGGACCGGTATGTTTATCTACATGTGAGGTTTTCTCCTACTTCTAGAGAAATTGTTGGCATAATCATCTTGCTTAGGGCCCATTTTCAGGCGCTGCAATAGGCTTTGGACTCCAGCCCTGGAATCAGAAACCTTTGCTCATGAATGTCTCCAAATATTTTTAACCCTCTTCCCACTTATCTGTTTTGCATCTGCCAAGGTCTCAGAGTGCCGTAAACATCTGCAATTCTCTTTCCTGAGAAAACTTGTAGACTATTTTGAATGAAAGAGCATCCAAACATTACTGAGGGACGTGCAGGATAATATAAATAGCTCCTGAATGTTTTGCCATTTCCCGTAACCTGCTAACACTGCTCCTTCCTGACATCAGCTAGTGCAAACCTGATGCACAATGTCAGAAAGGCATGTAGGGCTTTTGACATGAGCTAAACCATCCGACCAAAACCAGAAGCTCCCTGTTACCTTCGGAATTCAAGCAACAATAAGAAATGGAAATATCTCTGTGCATCCTCAGTAAAAGTCTCATGTGACTTTTCACTGTAATTTCAACCAGCTGCACACAAATATGGTATAAGTAGCAGGTAACCTTCCCACACTCTACCCTTAGTAACCCATAAGATCCCCCTGCCTAGGAaaggaaaagtttaatttttgtcCACAAAGAGCAGAATGTAGCCTAACGGTTTTAAAACTCAAGTGTTAAAACTTTATCATTTTACTGATATGATAAGTTTTAGTCCATCTTTATTTCCaggaaactgatttttctttttttgcctcttttttttcctctcttcttttggttttatttttatttacgtTCTTAACTTCAGCATGATAAATGCAGACTTCAGTACAGCAACTGCTTTAATTTCATTTGGAGTAGTCCTGGGGAAAACAAGTCCAGTTCAGATGCTGATCTTGACGATTTTGGAGATCACAATCTTTGCATGCAATGAACATCTAGTTACAGAAATACTGCAGGTAAAAGTATTTAGAAGTAGTTGTTGAATAGTTTGTCTTTCACAGCCATCTACCTCCTCTCACATTGGATTCCCCAAGTCtttgctcttcttcttcttcttcagtctGGCTTCTTTTGTTCAGATATCTCACTGCTGCACCCCAACTTAAGATACTGCTTCTGTCTATATAGTGACAAAGGAGCTATAATGACCTGTGCTTTTCAACACTGGCCTCTGGAGCACATCTCAAATGTCAGTGGACGACTTCACTTTTGTATTATGCCGCATGTTTCCATTTACCAGCTTCTGACTGTAGCATATCCCCTAATAAATGCTTCAGCATTATCTTCAACATTACGTGGTTTGGGCAAAAAGTGATGGTAATTTTaggtatatatttgaaaaatactcATGAAAGTAATAGCATCATCTATTTATTAGAAGAAAGCATTACAGAAATAGATatggtcaggagggccaaaagcAAGCTAGTGTCCATATCTAAAGATCTTCTAACATCTATTGCATTGATTTTGCTTTTGATTACAGAAATCTTTGAATATTCTTTCCTTGATCTTAAACTATCTTATTTTTCCCTGCATCTCCCTTAGTttagtaaatatgtaaatactaTGCTCAGAGTATAGTCAAGCCTAGTCAAGGAATGTTGCATTTTTAAGCTGGAGAGGCACTTGAGCAAGGAATGCCTTATCCCGATTGAAATCTAACAACTCAATTTTGAAGAATCTTGAGATGTTTCACTTTTTACCATATTCACTCATAAAATCCCTTGCAATCCTTCACCAGTGATTAGGAATTCTGCTTTCCAATACGATTAGACAAAAAAATCACTAAAGACCATACTAAAAAAGATCAGTAGAAAAGTGTTTCATATAAATTCTGATTTGTAGTTATAGTGTCACATGCATTCTTATTAGTGATGTTTTCACTTTGTAATACTTTTAGTCTATATATTCTACTCTATTCCATAGAAAATAAACCATCAGAGTTATCCAGTCTTCTCATTCACCAGATCCTCATCCTTCCTCTATTTAAAATTTATGATATTGTTTTGGATCCCTGTTGCAGGCCACTGATGTTGGAGCCTCAATGACTATCCATGCTTTTGGAGCTTATTTTGGTTTGGCTGTAACCCTAGTCTTGTATCGTCCtggtttgaaaaataaacatgaaaatgaagaaTCAAGCCACCACTCTGACATATTTGCCATGATTGGTAAGTAGAAGAAGCACAGGGAAGTAATAGTGAGCTCTGATTAGTTGTCCATCCTTCTTTCAGTTTGTCTTGAAGATTACCTATTGTTATGCTGCATCCATTTTTCCAGACACAGTTCTGGAGTCATGTTCTGTTTTGTCTAATGTATGCCTTAAGCTTTCAGTGAAActcacatttttacattttttcctttggataAAAAGAGGAAACCTCAAATTAAAGATGCATTTTCACTGTGCATTGGTGGGGAGTCCCCTTTTGTGACTTTTGGTATAAGCATGCATGTCCATAGAAATTGGCCGTATTCAGCAGTGCTCCGTCCCTCTAATAAATGTTACAAAATATATGGTTTATGGAGTGGGATATTCATCTATCTCTCACTGAACCTGTCCATAAATAAATTTATCAGCTAAACTTATCGCTTATATCAATAGGTGATAAAGGATTTGTATGTAAACTGTCTTGCACCAGCACATATCCTATCCTGCCATCATTTTTACAAAGGTTGTGAGCTCTGTAAGTAAGCTGTATGTAGGACATGGCAAGGGGTTATTATATCTTAAAGTCCTGCAGCAAGATTTGACAGAGACCATGGGTCAGAATCCCAGCTGCTAGTATCAAAAGCTTCTGCATAATCTGTTATTTCTTCCAGGAttttgattatttcatttttcataccGAGAATCTTCCTGACTTCCTGTAGGTAGTTCTTTTGTGTTGAATTTTTCACACTAACATACCCCTGTGATTGAGCAGTCTTTGTTTCAGTTTATCCTGTATTCATCTAGGTACCCTATTCCTTTGGCTGTTTTGGCCCAGTTTTAACTCTGCCATTGCACGTGACGAGACTAAAGCAGCTATCAACACTTACTACTCCCTTGCTGCATGTGCTGTCGTAACATTTGCCCTCTCCAGCCTGGTGGATCAGAGAGGCAAATTCAGTATGGTAAGAGTCATGTCAAACCCTCTGTTAAATTGAGTCATCCCTCTGTAGTAAGGATAATTCTGTagattttcaacatttgtaagcTATCTGGAGCCTTTGCTCAACGTGTGGGAAAAATTAGTGCTATTATGCTTCTAAAAGGTACAATGTCAGGTTGGAGCATAAGTCATCCCTCCCTGCACATACTCAATGTGATCCTCAGTGGGATCACTTCATCTGGAGAGCCCAGATGCTCTTAGGCATTATAGTGATGGTTCTGCTCCCTTAATCTCTCTTGTCCACAGAACCAAATGGGCCATAGGCACATTAGGCATCTTACAAGTTCAGGTTGATTTGGAGGTCTTGTTCCAAAGAAGAACTTACACGAATCAGCTGCACAGCAGCCAAAGTCAAAGGAGACTGGAGATGCCAGAATCCCACACTTTCCTCTCCTTGCCTTAAAATTCATGTTTTCACCCACTACTTTCCAGTTTTTGCAGTGATCGTCTAAGCCTAGTGTGAGGTGGTCCAGTTCAATGAATTTGTAgaatttgctgctgttgttgcggGATGCAGTCCTTGCTGGCTCAGCCAGGCTTAGCAAGAGTTTGAGTGAACTTCAGTAACTTTACAGAAGAACAAAGGGGAGTCTGCTGTGAGAAGCCAGGAAGGGGGATATACCCATAGCAGATCCAGGCTAAACTGGCTCCAAGCAGTTTTGAACTAAATCTAGAAATGCGCAGCAGGTAGGAACATTTTAAATTCCTGTTCAATCTTCATTAGACTATTCCTATCTAgcggaaagaaaaagaaaaaaaaaaaaaaaaaaagacccaaacaaGCCTTCCTGGCTTCATCTTCAGCACTATAAACTCTGTGCAGGTTCTTATTCAAAATGCCACCCTGGCAGGAGGAGTAGCAGTGGGTACCTGTGCTGACATGTCAATCTACCCTTTTGGTGCCATGTGCATTGGGAGTATTGCCGGGATCATCTCTGTCCTTGGGTTCAAGTTCCTGACTGTAAGTATCTAGGACCTGCCTCTGCTCTCATTTACTTTATTACTTCATTGACTTAGTTTACTAGAAAGGAATTTTAGTAACTGTCTTATATTCTATAGATTACAAGTACTAGTTAACTTATTTTGAAATCAGTGTGACTTAAATGCCTGTTTATGAACCATCTTGAATTTATCGTCTAGGTAAAAATTTAGGTGGATCATGTAGATATTAGAGTTCATTGAACCTGGGATTTCTGTTTCAAGGAACTGGCAGAATTTTACTCCGAGACCATGTTTCCCAAGCAACTTCCACCAGAAGATCTGTGCTTCAGATCACTGAAATTGTATTAActaaatttcagtgttttaagaTTTCTGAATAAATCTgtaatggaaataattttaaaatccaaAGTGGAAGCGTTTCATGTGCAAAATAAAGTATTCTGACTAAAACTCTCCATTTTGGGAGTGCTACTTTTTCTGATTTTAACAAACTGCCATTTCCTGATGGAGAAACATTCTAGAAGAAAGTGACTAGTAGACTCAGAATAGTCATGCACGTATCAGCCACTTCTTTCAATCTTTCTTACAGTGCCTCAAAAGATCAGGAACATCACAGAACTAGCATGTTTTGTACCATTATACTTAGAATGGCACACTGTACATTTGTACCATTATAGTTACCTAGTTTTCTCTATGTACATAGTTTCACAATGAAGGGGAAGATAGCAGGTTTTATAGCCAAACTTTACCTATGTACGTGAAACATGCTTAACTGATTCttgttcttctatttcttttgcgTATCGTTCTAGAGGTAATGGAAGACTATACATTCACCATAAACTTTGTGTTTCCTCTCATTTCAGCCTTTTATGGCCTCCAAACTGAACATTCATGACACTTGTGGAGTCCATAATTTACATGGTTTACCTGGAATACTGGGAGGTATCGCAGGCATCATTGTAACCGcaatgaaagaagaaagcaggTAAGttacagagaagagagaaagaagtttcTTTAGTGAAGActtattctaatttttttgccttccttgGATTTAATTATGacttattttcataaaatgtaCCTTTGGCTTGATGCCAGACATGGTGTTACGGTTTAAGTACAACTCTTCTTGATATCCCTCCTTTAATACACGGTTTATATGCCAAGCTTGTTCCAAATTAAAAGCtcaggtaaaaattaaaaaatcataaaaagcaaCAACACACAGCACAATTCATCAAAAGTAATAGAATCATTATCATGAGTCTGCAATTACACCACTGGAAGCTCTAAGATATTCAAGAAACAGATCAATTCCAAAAATTGATTACTTTACTCTTTTACAAAGAAGGCTACAGGGAGATGAAATGGTGGTCATTTTCACAAAGGGTAACATTGCCTGAAGGTTTATAAGATActaataagcttttaaaaaactttatGCTGTGTTTTAATCTAAAATAAGGCTGAAATAAGATCAGTCTCACATGGTTCATGCCATGGTCGCAGCAGTGACAAGATATAAGCCATCCTGTCCAGCGGAGAGCAAACATTAACAGAGCTGTAAGACAGAAGCTCATCGTCAAAATGTAACAATTTTTAGTTGCCTGTGgtttacttttctgtcctttACAGGTCAACTGTCCACTTTACTCCTGAAATACAggctgctgccctgggcagtaCAATCGGAATTGCGCTGGTAGGCGGAGTAGTGACAGGTCAGTGTGATGTATACATTAGTTAAAAGCAATGTGAATTTGGAGATGTGCCCAAGGAGAACTTCAACGTGTCAACAATTTcatgtgaaaaatctaagatttgATTttcaagggaaaagggagaatttCAGTCATGCAGTCTAGTAGTTCCCAGTGCACAGATTAGATTATGTGGTCACTTGTGGCCATGCTCTAGAGAAAGCGAACAGATCCAAATAGGATTTTGTTTGCACGCTACGTGTGACTTACACTTCCCTTTTGGATATCCGTGCATGCTCCATCCATCGCTATCACTAAGAAATCCTGAAGGGTAATCAGAGATAAAGATAGCATGTTTACAAACCTCCAAAGATCTAACATAAAGGCTATTACAAAGTTAATCTCCTAAAAGGGAGGAATTGCTAAAATTAAAATTGTTTGTGTAGAGCTCTGGGAGATTAAGGACATAATAGCAGCTAAGGAGGgacagagaacaaaataaaagaagctAATGGGTAGTGATGATCAACGTCAACATGCAGCAACCTTCATCACCTCTGGTGAGAGGCACAGTGTCCTAGGAGGGCTGTACGTTTCTGTAGACTAGAAAACAAGgtaaagaaattaaatgattCCCTAGGGCACATCTGAGAAATATCTTTTTGGGCACAGCGTCCATTTTTTAACCTCTGTTACCCATTTCCCTGCAGGTGGCATTCTAAAGCTGCCCTTTTTGGGACAAGCATCTGATCAGAATTGTTTTGATGACTCTGTTTACTGGGAGGTAAGATACAATCCATGACTGGAAAATGATCCTGTTGGAGAAGCTTTAATTTTGTTACGTAGGAAGATGTACAGCACTACAGTCTTGTTTTGGTGTTTGTGGAGACACAGTGTGACCCTTCGTTAAAATAGAAAGGATCACTTGCACACAAGAGTCAGCTTTGAAACTGTTGCCTTGCATCAGCCTTTGACTTTATCAAGGTCTCCAGTATCTTTTTGGACTTCTTACCTAGTCCTGTCTTTTACATTATACTGGCCTTGAGCAAAAAGTAGAAATGCAGCCAATGAATTGAGACCAGAATTGCTTTAATTCCCTTTTCATTTCCTACTCTGTAGGTTTCTTCTTCCTTGCTGATATTTTGAAACATATTTAGCAACATTCTTGGCTGTTTTTGTAACACCATCTAAGATTTCCTGCCAAATGAAATTTAGAGCATATATTCATTATTTATAGAGGCAGTCTCCCTTAGACTGAGAGAAGCTCTTCTGCTTCCTGATTTAGTGATCTGACAATTGAGCTTATTGTTCAGAAGAAGACCTGCCTCCTGGCACTGTTGGTTTACGCATGAAGATGCAGATGGGGATGAGAAAAAACTACCTCTGAAATAGTCCTTCTATACTCAAAGAAAGATAGCTTTAGATTGCAGTTCATTTGAATCATTTCAGACCTGTATTAGGGTTAGATGAAATAGGATCTTAAGAGTCCATATGCCCTCCTCTGATTGTGATGGACCCTTCATTGACTACTTAAGATGTGGAGCTCTACACTGCAGACATCTAGATTTGATCAGTTCAGTCTCACACCTATCTCTGAGTTAGATGAATACAATCAAGTGCACAAACTCAGACAAACATTTCATCTTGGCTAACCTAAGAAACTCCTAGTTCTATTTGTAGGCTTTCTGCATCTCTCTTCAGTATAGACTGATGACATAATCTTAAATTAGGCAGTCTGAAATTTGTCTTTTATGCTAGGACAAGCTCAAAAAGGTAAGATAAGAAAGGCATGATATAAATTTCACGTAAATAAAATAATGTGAACCTAAAAGGAGAATTTATTAATTTTCTCATGAATAAATCTCAGGCAGGAACAATGCAATTCGGCTTTTGGTCAGAAGGGAAGTTGTGAGCCAAAAGATGAGCGGTAGAGGGGACAATCAGAAAAAAGCACCTTTTAATGACAGCTTTGCAAGTCATTTGCTATTTGACCTTGGAAGAGTCACAAGCACTGTTTACAGTAAGTCTTGAAACAGGCTGTCATATATAAATGCTGAAAaatgacaggaagaagaaaactttGAAGTGTGACAGAAGAATTCACAGCCCATGAATGACTGGATTATCCCTGTGTTGACCAGTGATAATAATACAGCTGTGCTCAGTTGAAGGTCCTGTAGTATCAGTAGAACTACTCATAGAAATAAGATAAGTGAGCTTTAGTAGGAAAGGAGGTTTACAGTTGGCATACAACTTCCTTTGAGTCCCTTTAGAGATGGACACCTTGTTTCCTCAGAGCTCTTTGAAAGTCCAGGCATTACTTTTGCACACTGGTTGCTAGAGTGAATGTTACGGTATTCTTCTATTAAGAACACCTGAATTCATTCCTCAGAATTCAGAATTGCTGGCTGATGTAAGTCTGGGTCACTGTTAGTAAATAGATAACATATATAAACAGCCTTCTCAGTGCAGAGAACGACCTTCTCAgtgcagagaagaggagagaTTAATCTCCTCTTAGGACAAAACGAGTTCTATATGTCATTGACTGAACTCTTCTTTGGTTTTCATGGCAGGTTCCAGAAGAAGAGAAACTGCATGAAATTCTTTCCAATAACCATGATGAGCACAGTAGATCTGAAGCCatgatgtagaaaaaaaaatgttttaaatctctATCCTAATGGTGCTATTTTCAGTTtcttatgtcaaaaaaaaaaaaaaaaaagacctgagtATTGTCCTAACCACTCTGTTTTTCCAGAAGGAGCTGTAGATAGCTATATTTTTGTAGTATAAAACAAGCTTTATTTCAGAATATGTTGTCATTACGCTAAGCTCAGTTGAAAGAATTGTCTCCTTCCAACATATTTGTTCAtctataatgagaaaaaaaaaagaattattgtaGAAAGTTATCTGTATTTTATCATTTGTCATCACTGCGACGATATAGCCTTTGAAATAATCTGTACGTTTCAAACGTATTACAGGATACCATATTTAATTCCAAGATTCCTGAGTGAGAGTcacatttttaattgcttaaGGCTAATCAAGCAGATGGTAGTGAAGGAATTGATTGATATTGTTTATTTGGATTCTAATAAGGTTTTCACCAGAGCATCCTAGATTAACTTTTTAAGAAAGTGTGTTGCCATATTGTTGGATGGGGGAAAAAACCTACTATAAGTCAAAGAATAATTAAATGACAGGAAACAAAATGTTAAGTTAACTTTTATTGCAAAGCATGAAATATAGCGATTGATGAAATATGCTAAGTGGCAATACTAATGACAAGTTTtggttaatatatttatttaaaaggagaaggaagtgAACTAGTGACAAATTTAATTATCGGCACAGAATTAATAAGGCTATTTCAAAAACAGGATAAGGGAATCCAGTaggagctacaaaaaaaaaaaaaaaaaaaaaagggtgattaAGTAATACTATCTGCTAAAGCCAGCATTAATAAGTAGATGACAGAACCATTAATACCAATGGATATAACCTAAACAAAATGCTAGCTCTACGAAAAGATGTGTATTGTTAAAGCCTGGTCAGAAAGCAGGTATGTTCAAACTGCAGAGGACTCAATGGAGAACATCTGTGTGGCGACTCTCTTGCTTTGAAGTCACTGCCTCCTAAAACAACCCAAAGCAGAAACATAAAATTGAAGCTAAATTAAGGTAAGTTAACTCCACCCAAGTGCTGATTATAACAACTGCCCAGTTAAGCAAGACAAAAATTGAGGGACCTGAAGGAGTTCTATGAGATGATAGTAGATGGAAGCTGAGTCGTGCATCTGTGCATACCTACATGGTGCTATCCATCAAGAGGCAATGAAGAAGAGCTGAAGAGCTAACAGAAGGGTAACAGTGCCTGTAGGCTTTATTCAGATGTACAAAGTTACCGCTAAGATCTCTGAAGGACAAGCTACAGTCGATGAACTTTCAAGACTTGCTTATCATATTTAAGGGGAAACTTGCTCTCGTATGAAGTAGCACAGGAGACTTGTTCTGTTCTgttaacatattttttccttgaaaaacttAAGAAAGATGCTAGACAAGGCTGTCCCTTATGATCCATCAGCAGTATACTGCTTTATGTGTGAGATTCATATCTAATAACTGACAACACATGATTGTTGTAGTATATTTTGCACTGTTTCAGGTATGTTCTTTTGCAGATGTGCAAGGACTGTGTTGTGGAAAtagtttgaccctaggtttccaaggagcagagtttCACGCACGTacaacagcaaaattaattatttaattaaatgatggtatgacaaagtaacagctcgagatGGGtacctctggggagggacccagaacaaaagaatccttaagaaattatactttttacagttttattttcccatctGCCAGTGatagtctcttccaatcttctttgcTGAGTCGgttctttccctctgattggttcacaTCTACATCCCGGGACAGCTGCTgtgttcctgctccacagcaccttATCTTATCCAAAGGTCAGCTGTTACCTCTTTTCACTCTGGTCACTCTGTGCCCTTGAGGGCTGGTTTTAGCTGACTTTGCAGTCACGTTGCCAGCAATGCTCTTtgggttacagttcagtcccgcggcctgcaggcttcacctgctttaggcacttatgctaagcaagagtcagacttatgctaagctgaagcatAATTCCggctacaattcccttctctaacagTCCTTCCTTTGTTTTTATGAGCATTCCTGCTAAATACATGTGTGAGTAATTAAACTTAAGCACAGTATTCCTATATTCTAAGTTATAATAAGGCTTTATAAGTTATGCAAAAATCAATAATCTATATATAATGTGTTATACGCTTCTGCTAATCAGGCGGTGTTCTAGCGTATTGATTTATATGATTTAAATACTTCTACTTCAATTAATTGTTTTATCAGGCACCATACTCTTACATATAAGATGGTGACAAGTAACAAGCACAGCAGTGTTAAGGCTAGTAAGATTACTACTGGATGGCGTATGAGATTAAAATTCCTGTCGCTGTCGGTGACCATCCCAGAAGGGTTTCCCACCATTGATGCTCACCATCCTTTCTTACTCTTTCTAAAACAGAGTGTACTTCCTCCGTATTGTGATAAACAGTAATTAAAGTTTTTTGTCCATTATCTTGAATGTGTTTCAGTAATTCGTACAAATTGTTGCAGCAATTTTCTCACTAAAGTGAGATTCGTCCTGATAGGGGTAGGCAATACATTTTGAATGTGTGTGTAATCGGACTGCAACAGCTTCTGAGATGTAACAGGAGCTGAGTGATTAAAGTCACATCCTAGGATTTCAGTAAAGTTATAGATACAAATATTCGAGTGATTACTGGCACTTATATTATCTACAGATATAAAATCACAATAGGTTCTCATACAAACATATTCTTTTCCAAGGTACACAAATATAGTTTCAGGAGTTTCATCGGGATATATTTCAAAATGGCAGATATTTTGTTCAGTATCAAGACAAATGTTCTGGGCCTTGATAGTATTCCTCTCACAGATAAATCCCTGTTGCTTTCGCCTGATGCACGCGCTAACATCGACCATTTGCCATTTGTTTCCACTATTTAGGGCCTGCACTCCATGTTCTACGGGATAGAGTATAGTTCCATTGTGATTCAGTCCCAGCACAATAATGTATACCGAAGCATTGTCTATTGTTAGGACAAAAGCTGTGGCCTTATTACTAATAGGGTCGTAAGTAAAAATTTGTTGATTCTCTATAACGGGCTAAGGTAAGTAACATCACCAGCATGTAAGCAGTATGCCCAGCCACCTCATGGGGTGGATTACTTATCTAGTGGATGGTTGTTCACGACCTGTTTGACATGCGAATGGTGTATCCAGTTTTCTTTACCTGCAACTTTTACAGCGAAGCAAGAATATAATAAAACAGTGTATGGTCCCTCCCACTTTGGTCCTAATTTAGACTTTCGTGAAAACACTTTAATTAAAACCTCATTCCCAGGTAATATATCATGCACCCATGTTTTCAGTAGAGTGGGTTGGTACCATCGGGTTTGCTTTCTAAAGGTTTCAAATCTTTTTTGCATAGCTTGTACATACCAAATCAATCGCTCATCTCCATCCAATAGACTGGTCTTGGCTGGGATATAGGTTCCTGGTACAGTTAAATATCTCCTCAAAAGAATTTCTGCAAGTGTTAACCCTATGGGCTGCTTTGGAGTATTCTGAATACCCCATAAAGGTAAGTTTAGGGCTTCTGGCCATTTTAGCCCTGTACATACACAGATTTTTGctaatttctctttcaaagtCCTATTCATCCTTTCTACCTATCCTGAGGATAATAAGTCACATATCTCCCCCCTGTTTGACACACTTTTTCTGACGGTGTGAGGAATCCTTGTTCCTTCCACAGCATTCCTACCACGTGACATATTCCAAAGGCTCATCGAGAGTCCGTATAGATGTTAACTTGCTTTCCTTTCGCTAGGCGATCTGCGCGTGTCAAGGCTATTAATTCAGCCCCTTGTGCGCTCATCCTTACTGAAAGCGGTTCAGCTTCTATTACTTGCCCTTGGCTCACCATGGTGTACCCACCCCACCGTCGTCCATGTAGGTAGGAGGATGAACCATCTACAAACAGGATCAGGTAGAGATTCTATAAGGGAATATCCGTTAAATCCTCTCGGGGCTTGCTTGGAGTAGGCATCACCTGTTCACACTGGTGGTGCTCTTCCCTGTCATTGGGTAATGGTAACAAATTTGCAGGGTTCAAACTATTACACCTTTTTAGGGGTACATTATCTTCTGTTAAGAGAATTAGTTCATACCTACATGCCCACTGTGGGGTTAACACTTGAGTTGCATACTGTTTCAACAGTATTTCTACTTCAGGTGATACATGGATTATAGCAGGATGCCCTAGTATAAGGGAGTGACTTTTCTCTAGTATTGTTACAGCCACCTCTATCAACTTGATGTATGCAGGTTCTCCCACTGCCACCGGATCTAGCTGTATAGAATAGTGTGCTACTGGCCTTTGGTGGGGTCCTAATTTCTATATTAATAGTCCGTTAGCTAGCCCCTTCCATTCATGTGCATACAAATAAAAAGGCTTTGCATAGTCCGGGAGTTCAAGAGCTGGAGCAGAGACTAAGGCTCCTTTTATTGCTCTGAAAGCTTTATCTTGCTCAGGGCCCCATGCAATGGGTTCCACCTCTTCATTTTTCGTAGCTTCCGTTAGAGGTTTGGTTAATTCCCCTAATTCCGATATCCACAATCAACAAAACCCTACTAGAACAAAACCCTACGCCTAGAACTCCCCTATAACTGTTTCTTTGTGATAGGGTGAGGGAGCTTCACTATGGCTTCTATTCTCCCTGGGTCTATCTCCTGCTGCccctctttcaaaataaataccaaACATTTTACCTCCTTCTGATACAGCTCGAGTTTAGATGGAGACACTCGGTGACCTTTCTCTGCTAAAGCAATACATAAATGTACAGTACCTTTCAA includes these proteins:
- the RHAG gene encoding ammonium transporter Rh type A encodes the protein MPSALDTNMRFKFSLLALLLEVIIIVLFGIFVEYDRSDASQENIYPLFQDVHVMIFVGFGFLMTFLKKYGFSGVGINMLIAALGLQWGTLVQGFWHMKGGKINVDIKSMINADFSTATALISFGVVLGKTSPVQMLILTILEITIFACNEHLVTEILQATDVGASMTIHAFGAYFGLAVTLVLYRPGLKNKHENEESSHHSDIFAMIGTLFLWLFWPSFNSAIARDETKAAINTYYSLAACAVVTFALSSLVDQRGKFSMVLIQNATLAGGVAVGTCADMSIYPFGAMCIGSIAGIISVLGFKFLTPFMASKLNIHDTCGVHNLHGLPGILGGIAGIIVTAMKEESRSTVHFTPEIQAAALGSTIGIALVGGVVTGGILKLPFLGQASDQNCFDDSVYWEVPEEEKLHEILSNNHDEHSRSEAMM